The Deltaproteobacteria bacterium genome includes a window with the following:
- a CDS encoding ORF6N domain-containing protein has product MLDRDLSILYGVTTGNLNKAVRRNLDRFPEYFMFQLTNQELKNLIFQFGTSRWGGTRKLPFAFTENGVAMMSSVLNSQRAIQVNIQIMRTFTRLREILATHEELRRKIELMEKKYDGQFRVVFEAIRHLMAPPETPKGKSGFI; this is encoded by the coding sequence ATGCTCGACCGGGATTTGTCTATTCTCTATGGTGTTACAACCGGAAATCTGAATAAGGCGGTTAGGCGTAATTTGGATCGGTTTCCTGAATATTTCATGTTTCAGTTGACGAATCAAGAACTTAAAAACTTGATCTTCCAATTTGGAACATCAAGATGGGGAGGTACCAGAAAGCTGCCTTTTGCTTTTACCGAAAACGGGGTAGCCATGATGTCGAGCGTTCTAAATAGTCAAAGGGCTATTCAAGTCAATATCCAAATCATGCGGACCTTTACCCGGTTGAGGGAGATATTAGCTACCCATGAGGAGTTGAGGCGGAAAATAGAGCTGATGGAGAAAAAATACGACGGCCAATTTAGGGTGGTTTTTGAAGCTATCCGACATCTCATGGCTCCACCGGAGACCCCGAAAGGAAAATCGGGTTTCATCTGA